One Thioclava electrotropha DNA segment encodes these proteins:
- a CDS encoding glucose 1-dehydrogenase → MSNKDEMGGVVVTGAARGIGFEIARRAAAAGYGVVIADLDAAAGEAAAKALTAEGGRAIFCKTDVTDRAATRAAIAACEAEFGFLHAIVNNAGFNRPQPFLETTEENWNQIMTVNGMGVLIGIQEAAKAMIAAKRKGKIINTASMAGRAGFGDFAPYCASKAAVISLTQAAARTLAPHGITANAFAPGVVETDLWTVLDKDLMEMGVSSEPGEALRNFAAGIPLGRTSTPADVAGTVAFLLSPDSDYMTGQCLQIDGGMIMQ, encoded by the coding sequence ATGTCGAACAAAGACGAGATGGGAGGCGTCGTCGTCACGGGCGCTGCACGGGGCATCGGCTTCGAAATCGCCCGGCGTGCGGCGGCGGCTGGATACGGTGTGGTGATCGCCGATCTCGATGCCGCGGCGGGCGAGGCGGCGGCGAAGGCTCTGACTGCCGAGGGCGGGCGCGCGATTTTTTGCAAGACCGACGTCACCGACCGGGCGGCGACCCGGGCCGCGATCGCCGCCTGCGAGGCGGAGTTCGGCTTTCTCCATGCCATCGTAAACAACGCAGGTTTCAACCGCCCGCAGCCGTTTCTTGAGACGACCGAGGAGAACTGGAACCAGATCATGACGGTCAACGGAATGGGCGTGCTGATCGGTATTCAGGAGGCCGCGAAGGCGATGATCGCGGCCAAGCGGAAAGGCAAGATCATCAACACCGCCTCGATGGCCGGTCGCGCGGGCTTCGGTGACTTCGCCCCATATTGTGCGAGCAAAGCCGCCGTCATCAGCCTGACTCAGGCGGCTGCGCGCACCCTTGCCCCGCACGGAATCACCGCGAACGCCTTCGCGCCGGGTGTGGTGGAGACGGATCTCTGGACGGTGCTCGACAAGGACTTGATGGAAATGGGTGTTTCTTCCGAGCCGGGCGAGGCGCTGCGCAACTTCGCCGCCGGAATCCCGCTCGGCCGCACGTCGACGCCCGCAGATGTGGCCGGAACGGTGGCATTCCTGCTCTCGCCGGACTCAGATTACATGACCGGCCAATGCCTGCAGATCGACGGCGGGATGATCATGCAATGA
- a CDS encoding ketopantoate reductase family protein: MTKQTPFPRIAFIGTGAQGASIAADFTLAGLDVTFIDQWPAHVEAMRANGLTVKLPTRQLHTPVKALHLCEIAEIKEPFDLVFMVVKAYDTRWAAEMIKPVLAEDGFVVGLQNGMTHEAIADIVGAHRAIGAVIQIASNMWEPGITTRQNDTDESWFALGALDPEQQPRVHDVADILRNSGTVQVVDDIRSAKWMKLVVNAAELIPTAIIDTAMRDSVRDPEFLEVMRRAGYEAMEAALADGATIMPIIGMPPVMSNHPERYVDEIFDEVVRTFSRDDTLTTSLQDWRKGRRAEVDEVNGLVVDFLEARGKAAPMNRKVVEMAKEIEAGRRRHHPDNARELVAHYRELAQ, encoded by the coding sequence ATGACCAAGCAAACCCCATTCCCGCGCATCGCCTTCATCGGCACCGGTGCGCAGGGCGCTTCCATCGCGGCGGATTTCACGCTCGCAGGTCTGGACGTCACCTTCATCGACCAATGGCCCGCGCATGTGGAGGCGATGCGGGCGAACGGCCTGACGGTCAAATTGCCGACCCGTCAGCTGCACACGCCGGTCAAGGCGTTGCACCTGTGCGAGATCGCCGAAATCAAGGAACCTTTCGATCTCGTCTTCATGGTGGTGAAAGCCTACGATACCCGCTGGGCGGCGGAGATGATCAAGCCGGTTCTGGCGGAAGACGGGTTCGTCGTGGGGCTGCAGAACGGCATGACCCACGAGGCGATCGCCGACATCGTCGGCGCGCATCGCGCGATTGGCGCGGTTATCCAGATTGCGTCGAACATGTGGGAGCCGGGGATCACGACCCGCCAGAACGACACGGACGAAAGCTGGTTTGCGCTCGGGGCGCTCGACCCCGAGCAACAGCCGCGGGTGCATGACGTCGCCGATATCCTGCGCAATTCCGGCACCGTTCAGGTGGTGGACGATATCCGCTCTGCGAAATGGATGAAGCTGGTGGTGAATGCAGCCGAACTGATCCCCACGGCGATCATCGACACCGCGATGCGTGACAGCGTCCGCGATCCCGAGTTTCTCGAAGTGATGCGGCGCGCCGGCTATGAGGCAATGGAGGCAGCACTCGCTGACGGCGCCACCATCATGCCGATCATCGGGATGCCGCCGGTGATGAGTAACCACCCGGAACGCTATGTCGACGAGATCTTCGACGAGGTCGTTCGCACCTTCTCAAGGGACGACACGCTGACGACCTCGTTGCAGGATTGGCGCAAGGGCCGTCGCGCCGAGGTCGACGAGGTGAACGGGCTGGTGGTCGATTTCCTCGAGGCGCGCGGCAAGGCGGCGCCGATGAACCGCAAGGTCGTGGAGATGGCGAAGGAGATCGAGGCCGGACGGCGCAGGCATCACCCCGACAACGCGCGCGAACTTGTGGCGCATTACCGGGAGCTGGCTCAGTAG
- the dctP gene encoding TRAP transporter substrate-binding protein DctP, translated as MTKLTRRSVLATGAAGAAATLMAGTAFAQDRKRLRLSSVVSNNDIRAKAFARISEDVAKDFDLQVYNQSTLVPQGGELTSIQRGTLEMGLVAPQKLADQVPEWSILTAAYVLRDAAHMKAVFDSDVGKQLNDLAAQAGLHVLAPVYFGARQVNLKPEKKINTPEDLKGMTLRMPGGDAWQFLGEAIGASPTPLAYSEVYTALQTGAIDGQDNPLPNDYNMKFYEVTSQIALTSHLVGFDVLGISKKVWDDMSADQQKLLKDSVDKEIAASTEEHLKREQELVDFFKEQGLEVYEPDRAAFRDYAQKKYLASDFAKSWPEGMLEQINAIQA; from the coding sequence ATGACCAAATTGACTCGCCGCAGCGTGCTGGCGACAGGGGCCGCTGGTGCAGCCGCGACCCTGATGGCAGGCACCGCATTCGCTCAAGATCGCAAACGGCTCCGCCTGTCTTCGGTGGTGTCGAATAACGACATTCGCGCCAAGGCCTTCGCCCGCATTTCCGAGGATGTCGCCAAGGATTTCGACCTGCAGGTCTATAACCAGTCGACGCTCGTGCCGCAGGGGGGTGAACTGACCTCGATCCAGCGCGGGACGCTGGAAATGGGCCTCGTCGCGCCGCAGAAGCTGGCCGATCAGGTGCCGGAATGGTCGATCCTGACCGCCGCCTATGTGCTGCGCGATGCGGCCCATATGAAAGCCGTTTTCGACAGCGACGTGGGCAAGCAGCTGAACGACCTCGCAGCGCAGGCCGGGCTCCATGTCCTCGCGCCGGTCTATTTCGGCGCGCGTCAGGTCAACCTGAAGCCCGAGAAGAAGATCAACACGCCCGAGGATCTGAAGGGGATGACCCTGCGCATGCCGGGCGGCGACGCGTGGCAGTTCCTTGGCGAGGCGATCGGCGCCAGCCCGACGCCGCTGGCCTATTCGGAGGTCTACACCGCGCTCCAGACCGGGGCGATCGACGGTCAGGACAACCCGCTGCCGAACGACTACAACATGAAGTTCTACGAGGTCACGAGCCAGATCGCCCTGACCAGCCACCTCGTCGGCTTCGACGTGCTTGGTATCTCCAAGAAGGTCTGGGACGACATGAGCGCCGATCAGCAAAAGCTGCTCAAGGACTCCGTGGACAAGGAAATCGCCGCGAGCACCGAGGAGCACCTCAAGCGCGAGCAGGAACTGGTGGACTTCTTCAAGGAACAGGGCCTCGAGGTCTACGAACCCGACCGCGCCGCCTTCCGGGACTACGCCCAGAAGAAGTATCTCGCCAGCGACTTCGCCAAGAGCTGGCCCGAGGGGATGCTCGAACAGATCAACGCGATCCAGGCCTGA
- a CDS encoding GntR family transcriptional regulator, translated as MKIHKFDISGHPGETVGDITHRRLRGDIVHGRFKPGQKLKLDLLRKKYDISVTTLRELLSSLTNEGLVTAEGQRGFEVAPISKADLRDLADLRLLLETHALRQSIANGDIEWEAGVVSSHYKLETIERELIAGGDGPVQPWVRHDWDFHFAMIAACDRPNLMRTHSSVFDRFMRYHMIILEFRGEKAKEDHIRLRDLTLARDADAAVELLISHVESGVDHILATGRVP; from the coding sequence GTGAAGATTCATAAGTTCGATATCAGTGGACATCCTGGGGAGACTGTCGGTGACATCACCCACCGGCGCCTGCGCGGCGACATCGTGCATGGGCGGTTCAAGCCGGGGCAAAAGCTGAAGCTCGATCTGCTGCGCAAGAAATACGATATCAGCGTGACGACCCTGCGCGAATTGCTCAGCAGCCTGACGAACGAAGGGCTCGTCACCGCTGAAGGACAACGCGGCTTCGAGGTGGCGCCGATCAGCAAGGCCGACCTGCGGGATCTGGCCGACCTGCGACTGCTGCTCGAGACCCACGCTCTGCGCCAGTCCATCGCGAATGGCGACATAGAGTGGGAAGCGGGCGTCGTCTCTTCGCATTACAAACTCGAAACGATCGAACGCGAGCTGATCGCGGGCGGCGACGGCCCGGTGCAACCTTGGGTGCGTCACGACTGGGATTTCCACTTCGCGATGATCGCGGCTTGCGACCGACCGAACCTGATGCGCACGCATTCCTCGGTCTTCGATCGCTTCATGCGCTATCACATGATCATTCTGGAATTCCGCGGCGAGAAGGCCAAGGAAGACCACATTCGCCTGCGCGACCTGACCTTGGCCCGCGATGCGGATGCGGCCGTAGAGCTGCTGATCTCCCATGTCGAAAGCGGCGTCGACCACATTTTGGCGACTGGTCGCGTTCCCTGA
- a CDS encoding TRAP transporter large permease, translated as MSWEFTLAVAAIVATAIVGLPIGHAMLGASILYLLLEQQDMSIAAEQVLRGLYGSYVLLAIPLFIFAADLMNIGSLSDRLLDFCRALVGRFRGGLGHVNVVSSLIFSGMSGSAIADAVGIGKIIIQLMTKDGKYPPAYAGAITAAAAIIGPIIPPSIPMVLYALVSDTSIGYLFLGGVGPGLILALLLMVMNAIQARRHGFPVEVPVPVREMPRITLRAVPALLMPVILLVGIYGGITTPTEAAALAALYAFLISTFLYRSVSLRAAYETVCQSARSTASVGILIAGALAFNYVVTVEQIPNEIRGALGDMQLDRVTFLLLVNVLLLVLGCLLEANAILLVIVPILLPTAVSLGVDPVHFGVVVVVNTMIGLATPPYGLLLFVVSGITKSPIGQTIRHLVPFLIIMIVGLAIITFVPGTVLWLPRLYGYGG; from the coding sequence ATGAGCTGGGAATTCACCCTCGCCGTGGCGGCCATCGTCGCCACCGCCATCGTCGGCCTGCCGATCGGGCATGCCATGCTGGGGGCCTCGATCCTCTATCTTCTGCTCGAACAGCAGGACATGAGCATCGCCGCCGAGCAGGTTCTGCGCGGGCTCTACGGCTCCTACGTCCTGCTGGCGATCCCGCTGTTCATCTTCGCGGCGGACCTGATGAATATCGGCTCGCTCTCCGACCGGCTGCTGGATTTCTGCCGCGCGCTGGTGGGGCGCTTCCGGGGCGGGCTGGGCCATGTCAACGTCGTGTCGTCGCTGATCTTCTCGGGCATGTCGGGCTCGGCCATCGCCGACGCGGTGGGGATCGGCAAGATCATCATCCAGCTGATGACCAAGGACGGGAAATATCCGCCCGCCTATGCCGGGGCCATCACTGCCGCTGCCGCGATTATCGGCCCGATCATTCCGCCCTCGATCCCGATGGTTCTCTATGCGCTCGTCTCCGACACCTCGATCGGATACCTCTTCCTCGGCGGCGTGGGGCCCGGTCTGATCCTCGCGCTTCTGCTGATGGTAATGAACGCCATTCAGGCGAGACGGCATGGCTTCCCGGTGGAAGTGCCCGTGCCGGTGCGCGAGATGCCCCGCATCACGCTGCGCGCCGTGCCCGCATTGCTGATGCCGGTGATCCTTCTTGTCGGCATCTATGGTGGCATCACCACGCCGACCGAAGCGGCCGCACTCGCCGCGCTCTATGCCTTCCTGATCTCGACCTTCCTCTACCGCTCCGTCAGCCTGCGCGCAGCCTATGAGACCGTGTGCCAATCCGCGCGCTCTACAGCGAGCGTGGGCATCCTGATCGCAGGGGCGCTGGCCTTCAACTACGTGGTCACGGTCGAGCAAATTCCGAACGAGATCCGCGGCGCCTTGGGTGACATGCAGCTCGACCGCGTCACCTTCCTGCTTCTGGTCAACGTGCTCCTGCTTGTTCTCGGATGCCTGCTGGAAGCAAATGCGATCCTCCTCGTGATCGTGCCGATCCTGCTGCCGACCGCGGTCTCGCTCGGCGTGGACCCGGTGCATTTCGGGGTGGTCGTCGTGGTCAACACGATGATCGGGCTCGCAACGCCGCCCTACGGGTTGCTGCTCTTCGTGGTCAGCGGGATCACCAAATCCCCGATCGGCCAGACGATCCGGCATCTCGTTCCCTTCCTCATCATCATGATCGTCGGACTCGCGATCATCACTTTCGTGCCGGGCACCGTGCTGTGGCTGCCCCGGCTTTACGGTTACGGCGGCTGA
- a CDS encoding TRAP transporter small permease produces the protein MSVSRPSKGKPMQNTSRRWRNVARRLADAVPALLLAAMFLAFIVQVFMRYVLNHPVGWTVELCVIAWLWVVLWGQSVSAREEDEIRFDIIYGAVRPKVRRVFRILFSLFIVGIYAASLPDVLSYISFMKIEKTAYMKIPFSYVFSVFAIFTAVTILRYGWILIKELRGQGPEDDNPDLTHVARKDFSE, from the coding sequence ATGTCGGTCTCTCGCCCCTCGAAAGGCAAACCGATGCAAAACACGAGCCGCCGCTGGCGGAACGTAGCGCGCCGTCTGGCCGACGCCGTTCCGGCGCTGCTTCTGGCCGCCATGTTCCTGGCCTTCATCGTTCAGGTCTTCATGCGCTATGTCCTGAACCACCCCGTCGGCTGGACGGTCGAGCTTTGCGTCATCGCGTGGCTCTGGGTCGTGCTGTGGGGACAATCCGTCTCTGCGCGCGAAGAAGACGAAATCCGCTTCGACATCATCTACGGCGCGGTCCGGCCCAAGGTGCGCCGCGTGTTCCGCATCCTGTTCTCGCTCTTCATCGTCGGGATCTATGCGGCCTCACTCCCGGATGTCCTCAGCTACATCTCCTTCATGAAGATCGAAAAGACGGCCTATATGAAGATCCCCTTCAGCTACGTCTTTTCCGTTTTTGCAATTTTCACGGCGGTCACGATCCTGCGCTATGGCTGGATTCTGATCAAAGAGCTGCGCGGTCAGGGGCCCGAAGATGACAATCCCGACCTGACGCATGTCGCGCGCAAGGATTTCTCCGAATGA
- a CDS encoding type II 3-dehydroquinate dehydratase gives MAQKDLPILVINGPNLNLLGTRQPEIYGHDTLEDAERLSRDAAAAAGVEIDFRQSNHEGEIVDWIQWARTNACAILINPAGFTSTSIAILDSLLIFDGPIFEVHVSALFRRDEFRHPSYVSKAATAKIEGFGIAGYGFAITRIAQLVKGAK, from the coding sequence ATGGCCCAGAAAGACCTTCCGATCCTGGTCATCAATGGCCCCAACCTGAACCTGCTCGGCACGCGCCAGCCCGAGATCTACGGGCACGACACGCTCGAAGACGCCGAGCGGCTGAGCCGTGACGCGGCCGCCGCGGCGGGAGTGGAAATCGACTTCCGCCAATCCAACCACGAGGGCGAAATCGTCGACTGGATCCAATGGGCCCGCACCAACGCATGCGCCATTCTGATCAACCCGGCGGGCTTCACCTCGACCTCCATCGCGATCCTCGATTCCCTGCTGATCTTCGACGGGCCCATCTTCGAGGTTCACGTCTCGGCCCTGTTCCGGCGCGACGAATTCCGCCACCCGTCCTACGTCTCGAAAGCGGCGACGGCGAAGATAGAAGGCTTCGGCATCGCCGGTTACGGCTTCGCGATCACCCGGATCGCCCAACTCGTGAAAGGCGCCAAGTAA